A genomic stretch from Anaerobranca californiensis DSM 14826 includes:
- a CDS encoding MATE family efflux transporter yields the protein MGKTLAYSNKREFLLNNENLYHNALYLATPIVLQSLLQVSIGTVDMKMVGSLGPDAIAAIGAGKNIVMLIMVLVMAISTGTTAFVARFIGQGDKEKASLSAGQSFFLCIAASLFMIPLGVLINKPSLRLLGISDNVLVLAEGYMFIFFITIPFFLLNFIARSIFQGSGDTQTPLYIDIIMNLSNVLFNYLLIFGIGFFPALGVIGAALGTAISRFIGALLGWGALISGKFMLKVKIKDMFYPRFNIIKQVIKIGLPAALQGVCRNASTFFIFAILARTAAQNTAITAFTIGTNLNQYALMPGLAIGTAAATLSGMNIGAKKIKRAEESGKACVFIGASFMVFIAFLFVIFAQPLINFF from the coding sequence ATGGGCAAAACATTAGCTTATAGTAATAAAAGGGAATTTTTACTTAACAACGAAAATTTATATCATAATGCCTTATATCTTGCTACTCCTATTGTTTTACAATCTCTTTTACAAGTTTCCATTGGAACGGTAGATATGAAAATGGTAGGAAGCTTAGGGCCTGATGCCATTGCCGCTATTGGTGCCGGTAAAAATATAGTAATGCTGATTATGGTTTTAGTTATGGCAATATCCACGGGAACCACCGCTTTTGTAGCCCGATTTATTGGTCAAGGGGATAAAGAAAAAGCCTCCCTTAGTGCTGGACAATCTTTTTTCCTTTGTATCGCTGCTTCCCTTTTTATGATTCCTTTAGGAGTTTTAATTAATAAACCAAGTTTGCGATTACTAGGGATAAGTGACAATGTATTAGTATTGGCGGAGGGATATATGTTTATCTTTTTTATAACTATTCCCTTCTTTTTGCTAAATTTTATTGCTAGATCAATATTCCAAGGATCGGGAGATACTCAAACTCCCCTATATATAGATATAATAATGAACCTGTCCAATGTGCTGTTTAATTATCTTTTAATTTTTGGTATTGGTTTTTTTCCTGCCTTAGGAGTTATCGGTGCTGCTTTAGGAACAGCAATTTCCCGCTTTATTGGTGCCCTTTTAGGTTGGGGTGCTTTAATCAGTGGTAAGTTTATGTTAAAAGTAAAAATAAAGGATATGTTCTATCCCCGTTTTAACATAATAAAACAAGTTATTAAAATAGGTTTACCGGCGGCGTTACAAGGGGTTTGCCGTAATGCCAGCACCTTTTTCATCTTTGCCATTTTAGCCAGGACTGCTGCTCAAAATACCGCTATCACAGCCTTTACCATCGGAACTAATCTCAATCAATACGCCTTAATGCCAGGCCTTGCTATAGGAACAGCTGCCGCTACTTTGTCAGGGATGAATATCGGTGCTAAAAAAATTAAGAGGGCAGAAGAAAGTGGAAAGGCCTGTGTTTTTATTGGAGCAAGTTTTATGGTTTTTATTGCTTTTCTTTTTGTAATCTTTGCCCAACCTTTAATAAACTTTTTTTAG